Below is a window of Arabidopsis thaliana chromosome 2, partial sequence DNA.
GTAAGTTTAATCACAAATATAATGTGAATTTAACAAGATGTTAGTTTACaattattaaattgtttagTTCCGTAAAAAATtgaacttttaaattttcacATCTACACAtttaatttctgaaaattttaaaattctcttttgttaactaaataattttttatttggtatataaaaaattataacgttttaaataaaactataaatatttgtattatattaCATTCTATTCTAAATACTATTCTAAATACATGTCTATATTGCtactataatataaatatactattataatttcataaaacagaaataaatacataatatttttcataaaacaatatataaaaatactattGTATTTTCACTAAATAAGTGCGGATTAGGATCTAATATGCAATAAAACCTAATTTTTCCTTTATACGATTAACTTTATAAAATCTCAGTTTATaagttaaattaaattttgtaaatttaaaaattgtttataaattccTATGAATtgccaaattttattttaaactaaaatttcacatgttaatatagaaaaaaacattaatttttgtatttgttttcatcaaaTGCAAATACAAGATTTCTCCATTGAGACCTTTTCGACCGTAAACCGATTGCGATCAAATTAGCTGATCTGATCGGAAAATCacaagaaaaccctagaaaactCCTCCGGATTCGAATTCTCGACTCGATTCAATGTATCAATTGAGAAAATTTGACTTCTTCGAGGAGAAATACGGAGGCAAGATACCTGAGGATGTAACCGGAGATATACAATGTTGTTCCAGTGGCCGTGGCAAAGTCGTCATCGGCTCTAACGACGGATCCGTCAGCTTCCTCGATCGCGGTGTAAAGTTCGATTCCGGTTTCCAAGCTCACTCTTCCTCCGTCCTCTTCCTTCAACACCTCAAGGTATATTGATCCAATCCATTCATCAAATTTTACAATTCTTCTGCAAATTGAgattgtgtttgttgtttatcAATTCATGCTCATCGATTTCACAATTcctgttgattttgatgtttttacGCTTGTCGTTGTTTCTTTCAATAGCAAAGGAACTTTCTCGTCACCGTCGGAGAAGATGAACAAATATCGCCGCAACAGTCAGGGATGTGTCTTAAGGTTTTTGATCTTGACAAAGTTCAGGAGGAAGGTACTAGTTCCTCGGCTCCTGAATGCATTGGTATTCTTAGAATTTTCACCAATCAGTTTCCTGAAGCTAAGGTAATAATCTCTTCCCTGTTATAATACTTGACGTATATACTGAGGTTTGATGATGGAATATCATGTGTAATTGCAGATTACTTCTTTTCTAGTCTTGGAGGAAGTTCCACCAATATTGCTTATAGCCATTGGCTTAGATAATGGCTGCATTTATTGTGTCAAAGGAGACATTGCACGAGAGCGTATCACTCGGTTTAAGCTTCAAGTGGATGGACGGTCCGCTATTACAGGCTTGGGGTTCAGGATGGATGGCCAAGCGCTTCTGTTGTTTGCAGTCACTCCAGAGTCAGTCAACTTGTTTAGTATGCAGGCGCAGCCACCGAAATTGCAGACTTTGGATCATATTGGGGGCAGTGTGAATACTGTTACAATGAGTGACCGCTCGGTATATACTTCGCTTCTTCTGACTTGTTGATTTTAGAATATGTTCTTCTATATCTTCTAGCCAGTTGAAATATGTTGTGTTCTACAGGAATTAATAGTTGGTCGACCTGAGGCTGTTTACTTCTATGAAGTTGATGGACGTGGTCCTTGCTGGGCTtttgaaggagagaaaaaatTCATGGGGTGGTTCCGTGGCTACCTTTTATGTGTCATTGATGATTCTAAAACTGGGAACACTGTTTTTAATGTCTACGACCTCAGGAATCGGCTTATAGCATATAGCATTGTCGTTGATAAAGTCTCCAACATGCTCTGCGAATGGGGAAACATAATACTTATAAAGGCTGACAAATCCTTATTGTGCATTACCGAGAAGGATATGGAAAGCAAGTTAGATATGCTGTTCAAGAAAAACCTGTACACAGTAGCTATTAATCTTGTCCAGAGTCAACATGCCGATGCTGCTGCTACTGCCAATGTGATGAGGAAGTATGGAGATCATTTATATGGCAAACAGGACTTTGACGAAGCTATGTTACAGTACATTAACACAATTGGTTATCTTGAACCATCATTTGTGATACAAAAGTTTCTGGATGCACAGAGGATCTACAATCTTACTAATTACCTGGAGAAGTTGCATGAGAAGGGTCTAGCATCAAAAGACCACACAACTCTTTTGCTAAACTGTTACACTAAGTTGAAGGATGTAGAAAAGCTGAACACGTTCATTAGAAAAGAAGATGGCATCGGTGAGCTCAAGTTTGATGTGGAAACAGCCATTAGGGTCTGTCGTGCAGCTAATTACCATGAGCATGCAATGTACGTTGCAAAAAAGGCAGGAAAACATGAGtggtatttgaaaattttgcttGAAGATCTTGGAAACTACGATGAAGCCCTGCAATATGTTTCAAGTCTTGAACCCAGTCAAGCTGGGGTAACAATTGAACAGTATGGTAAGATTCTTATAGAGCACAAGCCAAAAGAGACTATTGATATACTCATGCGACTTTGCACTGAGCAAGGGATTCCTAATGGTGTGTTCCTGTCCATGTTGCCATCACCTGTGGACTTCATCACTGTGTTTGTTCAGCATCCACATTCATTAATGCATTTTCTCGAGAGATATGCTGAAATAGTTCAGGATTCTCCTGCTCAAGCAGAAATCAATAACACACTCTTGGAATTATACTTGTCTAGGGACTTGAATTTTCCATCAATCTCTCTATCAGAAAATGGTCTAGATAAGGACTTAATAGATCATTCGGTAGCAGCTGCGGTGTCTAAAGCCGATCCTGAAAAGAAGACAAATGCTGATTCGAAGGATGCAATGGAGAAGGATTGTACGGAAAGACAACAGAAGGGACTGGAGTTACTTAAAATGGCATGGCCGTCAGACCTAGAGCAACCCCTCTATGATGTTGACCTTGCTGTAATTCTTTGCGAGATGAATTCGTTCAAGGATGGACTTCTGTATCtgtatgaaaaaatgaaattttacaAGGAGGTTATTGCTTGCTACATGCAGAATCATGATCACGAGGGACTGATTGCATGCTGCAAAAGATTAGGTGATTCTAGCAAGGGAGGGGATCCATCTCTTTGGGCAGATCTTCTCAAGTATTTCGGTGAAATTGGAGAGGACTGCACCAAAGAGGTGAAGGAGGTTCTCACTTATATTGAACGGGATGATATTTTACCTCCTATCATTGTTCTTCAGACCCTGGCAAAGAATCCATGCCTCACACTTTCTGTCATCAAAGACTACATAGCTCGGAAACTTGAGCAAGAGtcaaaaataattgaagagGACCGGCGAGCTGTAGAGAAGTATCAGGTTAGTGTTTCATCATTAATTTCTTGCCTGATATTTCAagtcaacaagaaaaattGTTCTCTTAATGCTGATCCTACTTCTTATCAAAAAGCCAGTTGTCTATCACAATCCTCTCCCAGTGTAAATTCCTAATCAGATTTTTGAACGATGCAGGAAACGACTAAAAACATGagaaaagagattgaagatcTCAGGACCAATGCCAGAATATTTCAACTTAGCAAGTGTACTGCTTGCACTTTCACATTGGATATCCCAGCTGTCCATTTCATGTGTATGCATTCATTCCATCAACGCTGCCTCGGTGACAACGAAAAAGAATGCCCCGAGTGTGCTCCCGAGTACAGATCTGTGATGGAAATGAAGAGAAGTTTGGAGCAGAACTCGAAAGACCAAGATCTGTTCTTCCAGCAAGTGAAAGGCTCGAAGGACGGGTTTTCTGTGATTGCAGAGTACTTTGGGAAAGGAATCATCAGCAAAACTAGAGATGCAACATCTTAATTCTCTTCACGCCTGAAGGTAACCACTGAACTCATTGCAAATAACTCAAAAAAGTTCTCTTCTCTACTTTGATGTAATCAAGTCAACTGAGaacatatttttacaaaataacgATAATCTGGGAGATAAATTTTCTCATTTAGTGACCTTGTCTGTTCAGGGAAGGCGGCTGAAACATCTCCAACTCAAGTGAGGCCGGCATAAACTTTGTGGCATCTGTGTATTCTGTGAATGTGAGGTATCCTTTGAATCTACTTTATCGGCTTAGATATTGTGTAAGAGTGAGTTGTGCTAGTGAAGTTGGGACTGGCTCTATGCTTCTTCTTGTATACATTTCTGAGAATCTGTGCCATCACTCAGGAAAAGATGCATAGATGTCGACAAGttattatgtttgtttttttggtgtatgttatggtttttttttttggaacacTTAGAGGAGAACGTTTGCAGTAAATATGTTGTGGTTTTGATTTGCATTCATTCTGGTAAAAGTCTTGCTCATTTGGAACAATTTCTAAATAATTGCTCAAGTTCTGTCTCCggatcaataaattaatatttctatCAAAGCATATTTTTACACTATCCAGTTTTTCTGCTTCCGGGAAACCTCGGAAATCGAAATGCTGGGCGAGCTGTCAGCGTTGCTCCCTTCGAACACAGGCATCTACTATCTTAGTTAAAGGTTCGTTTTTCTCCATTGACTCTGTTCTAGTGGTGAATGTGATTACAGTTTCCAGCGGTTTATCTTTCCCTTGAGATCTTTATTGAAAATCGAAAAGTCTACACATGGCTGGAACAGATGAATTTGTTGGGTTTCAAATGCTGGTAGCGACAGTTTTCGGTTTTTTATTGCTTCCCGGagctatctttttttttttgtgatcaGAGATCAGGAGTGCCTTCTGTTGAAATAGCAGCATGATGTTGAGAAGCCTTGTTTTTTGGATGTGTATAGCTTGTCTGATCTCAGGTTTAGGACAGATGAATCAACTACGTCCTGTGTTATAGTTGGGTTGTTTCGGAATGCTCAATCTTAAATGTTCTATTATAGACCTTCTCCTTCTGTTGTGAAGGATACTTctactatatatgtatgtgagCTTACATACAATCTACTTTTATCGGTTGGAAACCGTCTCTGCGGAGATTGAAGTGAGGATCAAGGAGCCTCTTCCCGAGTGGATCGATTGGTAGAAAAGGAGAGTCCTTCCTTGTTCTTGGTtttcgttttggttttggttttggcgTTTAAAAACTAGTACCTTCCACTAGGGTCATCAGATCAATCTTCCGGGTTTACTTTGATTCGGTTAACATCCTCAGGGAAACTGGAAGCACTACAGAGATTAGAAGTAGTAGCCCACAGAGATTCAGCCCTGCGAATCTGACAAGACGAACTTATTGTACCTCCCTGATGACGACGAATACAAATTCCTGAAACGGTTCAAGTATCTTAACTTTAGTATCTGTCTACTCGCACAAAAGAGATTCTCCCTTGGTTTTTAGATTCAATGATGAGTATAAAACCATAACCTTTGAAAAAGAGTATTTCCTTTAGCTTGATCTGCCAAGAGGAGTTATACGAAAATTGAACAAGGTTTGGTAGAGACGGATCTTCATCTACCATAACCGCAGTCTTCGACAATATCAGTAGAGCTTATTTGCTTGCTTTCTCCAACTACTCTTGAGTTTTAAGATGCTTTGTTACCTCCAAGACGCTTCTATCTCAGTGGAAAGATCAGTCTTGTTCCTTTCTCAGAATCGCTGTAAACAGGTTTTGTCTTGACACTTTACTTTCTTCACTCTTATTTGACTCTAATGTCACATTACCTACACTGTGAGTCACCTTAGCAGGATTTGAACTCTGAATACTTAAGTTCATGATATTATCAATCTAATCAAGACTCACGAGTGTCATCTTTGACCTCagttaataatattaagaaaacaagattctAGCTGTCCACTATTTCACGTTCTTCCAGAGAGAAAACGCTTTTTAAAGATTAATAATAAAGCATGATAAGTCATAGACTATGACTCATAGTTTATATTAACTGATTCTTGATTATGTTTCAGCTCCCTCTTCACTTTAAGCAACAATGGCAGCAATTCTCAGCGTTGACTTTCAGAACTGTTTCATCTTCATCGTCCTATGCCTCTTCTCACTCTTCTgttactctctcttcttcaagaaaccaaagcacCCGCGAGGCTGTGATCTTCCTCCTAGCCCTCCTTCTCTTCCAATCATCGGTCATCTtcaccttctcttctctcctctaACCCACAAGTCTCTTCAGAAACTCTCCTCTAAGTATGGACATCTACTCCATCTACGGATCTTTAATGTCCCAGTCATTCTCGTCTCTTCAGCCTCTGTTGCCTACGAGATCTTCAGGGCTCATGACGTGAACGTCTCCTCTCGCGGTGTTGCTGCAATCGATGAGTCCCTCCTGTTTGGATCTTCTGGCATCATTACCGCTCCTTATGGAGATTACTGGAAGTTCATGAAGAAGCTAATCGCCACTAAGCTGCTCCGACCTCAGTCACTCGAGAGTTCACGAGGTATCCGTGGTGAAGAGCTAACGCGATTTTACAACAGCCTTCTCGATAAGGCGAGGATGACTGAGAGCGTTGAGATCAGTACTGAAGCAATGAAGCTTGTGAACAACACCTTGTGCAGGATGAGCATGGGAAGAAGTTTTTCAGAGGAGAACGGTGAGGCAGAGAAAATCAGGGGATTAGTGGGTGAATCTTATGCCTTGACCAAGAAGATGTTCCTGGCATCTTTATTGCGCAAGCCGCTAAAGAAGCTTCGGATCTCACTATTCGAGAAGGAGATAATGGGTGTTTCTGACAGATTAGATGAGCTGCTAGAGAGAATTCTTGTGGAACACGAAGAGAAACTACACGAGGAGCATCAAGGTACTGATATGATGGATGTGTTGTTGGCAGCTTCTGGAGATGAAAACGCAGAGTATAACATCACTAGGAATCATATCAAGTCATTTTTCGTGGTAAATGTTCCTCGTTAATTATGTCTATTTTCATTTGAGGATCCATACTAAAGACATGTTGTTCTTTTCACTGCAGGAGATTTTTATTGGAGCCACTGATACCTCAGTGCAAACAACACAATGGACAATGGCGGAGATCCTTAACCACCCTAACGTTCTTGAGAGACTGAGGAAAGACATTGATTCCGTTGTAGGGAAAACAAGGTTGATTCATGAAACAGATCTACCGAACCTCCCTTACTTGCAAGCGGTAGTCAAAGAAGGGCTAAGATTGCATCCACCGGGACCTCTCTTGGTAAGGACGTTCCAAGAAAGATGCAAGATCAAAGGTTTCTACATACCAGAGAAGACAACACTCGTTATCAATGCTTACGCTGTTATGAGAGATCCTGATTCTTGGGAAGATCCTGACGAGTTCAAGCCAGAGAGGTTTCTAAGAGCACCTCCAATGGGAGGCTCTCTTGACAAATTCATAGAGTTCTCTTgattaaaatgattaaaaataattcaaaacaaGTGATTTTGCAGAGAGTCGGCTTTCTTGAGAGAGTTTTTGGAATTAGAGAGAGACGCACACGTGGCAGACAGTTTGGTTGACagaattcaacaaaaagaaggaaaaaaaaaactttcatctCTTCGGGACAGCTTTCCCAAACTTTCTCTATGTGCAAATCCCAgatttttccaattttgttGAGTGGATCCACCTCGAAAAAATACCGTATAAGCCAACACTCCTCCCATTCCTCTGATTCTTCTTACTCTGATGCCTCCAGGTCCGTTCCAATTTTGTGCTTCTAATGTTAAGGTTGATTTGATGGAAACTGGATAAGAATATCGTTAATGGAACTCTATAGATTGGTTTAAACAGAAACTagtttggtttcaattttgaattggAGCAGCTGGTTTCACATTTGAATTGTTCGTTAatgttagggtttagggagATAGCAATCCAATTCTGTTTTTGAGCTGATATTGTTTTGTAATCGAAAAGTGTGAGAATTAGGTTTCAGTTTTGCCTTCTTGTGAAATCTATTGGTGAGCTTAACTAGCTGTATTGTGGACTAGAAAGCAGTTGTACAATTTACGAGAGTAACAGAGTTTGCGGGAAGCCTTTATCGAGATGTGAAGCGTTGAATGGGAGAAATCTGAGTATTATTATTGTGGCTGGAGTTATTGGAGCTGTCATTTGATTGTGTGTGTTGGTTTAGTGATATTCTGGTGTTTCTTTATTAGAGATGTAGTAGGAATAAGAATGGTCATGATCCTCGGAAATCTAAGGATGATAGTGATTGGATTGGTTTGTTGACGTggttttttattggttttgtcttcttcatttctttggcTATAAATATTGGGTTTTAGACCTGAAAGAT
It encodes the following:
- the VPS11 gene encoding vacuolar protein sorting 11 (vacuolar protein sorting 11 (VPS11); FUNCTIONS IN: transporter activity, binding, zinc ion binding; INVOLVED IN: vacuole organization; LOCATED IN: plant-type vacuole membrane; EXPRESSED IN: 23 plant structures; EXPRESSED DURING: 15 growth stages; CONTAINS InterPro DOMAIN/s: Vacuolar protein sorting-associated protein 11 (InterPro:IPR016528), Zinc finger, RING-type (InterPro:IPR001841), Armadillo-type fold (InterPro:IPR016024); Has 716 Blast hits to 615 proteins in 203 species: Archae - 0; Bacteria - 2; Metazoa - 251; Fungi - 269; Plants - 42; Viruses - 0; Other Eukaryotes - 152 (source: NCBI BLink).) yields the protein MYQLRKFDFFEEKYGGKIPEDVTGDIQCCSSGRGKVVIGSNDGSVSFLDRGVKFDSGFQAHSSSVLFLQHLKQRNFLVTVGEDEQISPQQSGMCLKVFDLDKVQEEGTSSSAPECIGILRIFTNQFPEAKITSFLVLEEVPPILLIAIGLDNGCIYCVKGDIARERITRFKLQVDGRSAITGLGFRMDGQALLLFAVTPESVNLFSMQAQPPKLQTLDHIGGSVNTVTMSDRSELIVGRPEAVYFYEVDGRGPCWAFEGEKKFMGWFRGYLLCVIDDSKTGNTVFNVYDLRNRLIAYSIVVDKVSNMLCEWGNIILIKADKSLLCITEKDMESKLDMLFKKNLYTVAINLVQSQHADAAATANVMRKYGDHLYGKQDFDEAMLQYINTIGYLEPSFVIQKFLDAQRIYNLTNYLEKLHEKGLASKDHTTLLLNCYTKLKDVEKLNTFIRKEDGIGELKFDVETAIRVCRAANYHEHAMYVAKKAGKHEWYLKILLEDLGNYDEALQYVSSLEPSQAGVTIEQYGKILIEHKPKETIDILMRLCTEQGIPNGVFLSMLPSPVDFITVFVQHPHSLMHFLERYAEIVQDSPAQAEINNTLLELYLSRDLNFPSISLSENGLDKDLIDHSVAAAVSKADPEKKTNADSKDAMEKDCTERQQKGLELLKMAWPSDLEQPLYDVDLAVILCEMNSFKDGLLYLYEKMKFYKEVIACYMQNHDHEGLIACCKRLGDSSKGGDPSLWADLLKYFGEIGEDCTKEVKEVLTYIERDDILPPIIVLQTLAKNPCLTLSVIKDYIARKLEQESKIIEEDRRAVEKYQETTKNMRKEIEDLRTNARIFQLSKCTACTFTLDIPAVHFMCMHSFHQRCLGDNEKECPECAPEYRSVMEMKRSLEQNSKDQDLFFQQVKGSKDGFSVIAEYFGKGIISKTRDATS
- the CYP705A6 gene encoding cytochrome P450, family 705, subfamily A, polypeptide 6 (''cytochrome P450, family 705, subfamily A, polypeptide 6'' (CYP705A6); FUNCTIONS IN: electron carrier activity, monooxygenase activity, iron ion binding, oxygen binding, heme binding; INVOLVED IN: oxidation reduction; LOCATED IN: endomembrane system; EXPRESSED IN: root; CONTAINS InterPro DOMAIN/s: Cytochrome P450 (InterPro:IPR001128), Cytochrome P450, E-class, group I (InterPro:IPR002401); BEST Arabidopsis thaliana protein match is: cytochrome P450, family 705, subfamily A, polypeptide 3 (TAIR:AT4G15360.1); Has 29341 Blast hits to 29160 proteins in 1537 species: Archae - 45; Bacteria - 2709; Metazoa - 11073; Fungi - 5912; Plants - 8686; Viruses - 6; Other Eukaryotes - 910 (source: NCBI BLink).); translation: MAAILSVDFQNCFIFIVLCLFSLFCYSLFFKKPKHPRGCDLPPSPPSLPIIGHLHLLFSPLTHKSLQKLSSKYGHLLHLRIFNVPVILVSSASVAYEIFRAHDVNVSSRGVAAIDESLLFGSSGIITAPYGDYWKFMKKLIATKLLRPQSLESSRGIRGEELTRFYNSLLDKARMTESVEISTEAMKLVNNTLCRMSMGRSFSEENGEAEKIRGLVGESYALTKKMFLASLLRKPLKKLRISLFEKEIMGVSDRLDELLERILVEHEEKLHEEHQGTDMMDVLLAASGDENAEYNITRNHIKSFFVEIFIGATDTSVQTTQWTMAEILNHPNVLERLRKDIDSVVGKTRLIHETDLPNLPYLQAVVKEGLRLHPPGPLLVRTFQERCKIKGFYIPEKTTLVINAYAVMRDPDSWEDPDEFKPERFLRAPPMGGSLDKFIEFS
- a CDS encoding uncharacterized protein (unknown protein; FUNCTIONS IN: molecular_function unknown; INVOLVED IN: biological_process unknown; LOCATED IN: chloroplast; BEST Arabidopsis thaliana protein match is: unknown protein (TAIR:AT5G22608.3).), with product MCKSQIFPILLSGSTSKKYRISQHSSHSSDSSYSDASRPERCSGNLKARSFQGHKDHLLVPCWLMGNCFQSWLFAVATPFML